Proteins co-encoded in one Alphaproteobacteria bacterium PA2 genomic window:
- a CDS encoding LysR family transcriptional regulator produces the protein MRFDLTDLKLFCDVLDAGSITAGAERSALALSAASTRIRGMEETLGAALLTRTRQGVVPTAAGRTLLHHARSILTQSARLREDLGAFAQGLSGEVRLLANTNALTEFLPEVLSAFLAAYPQVSVDLEEKLSDEIVGLIAEGVGDIGIVAGTVDVGGLTAFPFRSDRFVVVAQKGHPLSEGGSTAFSEVLACDLVGLDRASSLQRFLADKAARGGRPLRLRVQLRSFDAVCRLVEQGVGVGVVPQTTARRAAQTMDLDIIELTDEWAVRELKIVVRDLAALRPYAQALVERLRPA, from the coding sequence ATGCGATTTGATCTCACCGACCTGAAACTGTTCTGCGACGTTCTGGACGCCGGCTCCATCACGGCGGGGGCCGAGCGCAGCGCCCTGGCCCTGTCGGCCGCCTCCACGCGGATTCGCGGCATGGAAGAGACCCTGGGCGCCGCCCTGCTGACCCGAACCCGCCAGGGGGTGGTTCCAACAGCCGCCGGCCGGACCCTTCTGCACCATGCCCGGTCAATCCTGACCCAGAGCGCCCGCCTGCGGGAAGACCTGGGCGCCTTCGCCCAGGGCCTGTCGGGGGAGGTGCGCCTGCTGGCCAATACCAACGCCCTCACCGAATTCCTGCCGGAAGTGCTCAGCGCCTTTCTGGCCGCCTATCCCCAGGTCAGCGTCGACCTCGAGGAAAAGCTGTCGGACGAGATTGTCGGTCTGATCGCCGAAGGGGTGGGCGATATCGGCATTGTGGCGGGCACGGTGGATGTCGGCGGCCTCACCGCCTTTCCCTTCCGGTCGGATCGGTTCGTCGTCGTGGCGCAAAAGGGTCATCCGCTGTCCGAGGGGGGCTCAACGGCCTTTTCAGAAGTGCTGGCCTGCGACCTCGTCGGGCTGGACCGGGCCAGCTCCCTGCAGAGGTTCCTCGCCGACAAGGCGGCCCGGGGTGGTCGCCCCCTGCGCCTGCGGGTTCAGTTGCGCAGCTTCGACGCCGTCTGCCGGCTGGTGGAACAGGGGGTCGGCGTCGGGGTCGTGCCCCAGACCACCGCCCGCCGCGCCGCCCAGACCATGGACCTCGACATCATCGAACTCACCGATGAGTGGGCGGTACGCGAACTCAAGATTGTGGTGCGGGACCTTGCGGCCCTGCGGCCCTACGCCCAGGCCCTGGTGGAGCGGCTTCGACCCGCCTAG
- the sdhC gene encoding succinate dehydrogenase, cytochrome b556 subunit, with translation MIDAERPLSPHVQVWRWHLTMFTSIAHRASGAGLYAGALILGGWAVALGAGPAAYEGYMQLLGSPLGKLVLFLMTLGVFYHLANGIRHLVWDAGKGLDVKSANFSAVVAIAFAIVASLVIWGIAITTGAA, from the coding sequence ATGATTGACGCCGAACGCCCGCTATCGCCCCACGTCCAGGTCTGGCGATGGCACCTGACCATGTTCACCTCCATCGCCCATCGCGCCAGCGGCGCCGGGCTCTATGCAGGCGCCCTGATCCTCGGCGGCTGGGCAGTGGCCCTGGGCGCCGGACCGGCGGCCTATGAGGGCTATATGCAGCTGCTGGGCAGCCCCCTCGGCAAGCTGGTGCTTTTCCTGATGACCCTGGGGGTCTTCTATCATCTGGCCAACGGCATCCGCCATCTGGTCTGGGACGCCGGCAAGGGCCTGGACGTGAAGTCCGCCAATTTCAGCGCGGTCGTCGCCATCGCCTTCGCCATTGTGGCCAGCCTGGTCATCTGGGGCATCGCCATCACCACGGGAGCCGCCTGA
- the sdhD gene encoding succinate dehydrogenase, hydrophobic membrane anchor protein yields the protein MASYRTPLGRARGLGAAHHGASHWLAERVSAIALVPLVLWAVFGVLRLATLDYQGAVLWVSSPLNAVLLVLLTATAYWHMHAGMRVIVEDYIHKTFTKAVLLLLNLFVSVLVGGLAIFSILKVALGGAL from the coding sequence ATGGCCAGCTATCGCACCCCCCTTGGCCGCGCCCGCGGCCTGGGCGCCGCCCACCATGGCGCCTCGCACTGGCTGGCCGAACGGGTCAGCGCCATCGCCCTGGTCCCCCTTGTGCTCTGGGCGGTCTTCGGCGTCCTGCGTCTGGCGACCCTGGACTATCAGGGCGCGGTGCTCTGGGTCAGTTCGCCGCTCAATGCGGTCCTGCTGGTCCTGCTGACCGCCACGGCCTACTGGCACATGCACGCCGGCATGCGGGTCATTGTCGAGGACTACATCCACAAGACCTTCACTAAGGCGGTTCTTTTGCTGCTCAACCTGTTTGTCAGCGTCCTCGTGGGCGGGCTGGCGATTTTCTCCATTCTCAAGGTCGCGCTGGGAGGCGCTCTCTAG